The Balneolaceae bacterium genome segment CCAGATCTTGTTTTTCTTCTTGATGGGTACGTAGCCCGCCTCCTTGAATTTCTCCTGCAGGGGCTTGGCCTGGTTGACGGCCTCGATGGGATCGTCGTGCCTGCCCAGCTCCTGCAGCTTCTGCAGGATCTCCTTCTTTTCCTCAAGGTTGTCCCTGCGCTCCTCCTTGACCTCCTTGAAATGGGCGCGGCGGCGGTCATAGAAGACGTCCATGGCCCCCTTGAACTTTTTCCAGATCTTGTTGGATTTCTTGCGGGGTACGGGACCGATGGCCTTCCAGCGGTCCATGAGCTGCTGCATCTTGCTGTGGCCTTCGTCCCACTCGTTGGTGTCCTTGATGGCCTCCGCCTGTTCGATCAGCTCAAGTTTCTGCTCGAAGTGCTTCTCCTCCTGTTCGCGGAGCTGGTCCATGTTGTCCGACTTGCGGTCATTGAAGGCGTCGCTGGCTGACTTGAAGCGGGCCCACAGCTCGTCTTCCTGCCGCTGGGGCAGGTTGCCGATTTTTTTCCAGCGCCGATGCAGGCGGTTGATCTTCTGGGCCGCCTTGGCCAGGTCGTCAGCCTCCAGCAGGGCCTCCGCCTCCCTGATGACCTGCTCCTTCTTGCCGTAGAATTTGTCGACCTTCTCGCGGTGTTTGGGATTGTGCTCGTAGATGAGATCGTAATAGTCATCCTGGGCCGCCTTGTAGCGTCCCCACACCTCGTCGGCCTTCTCGCCGGGCACCCTGCCGATCTTCTTCCACTGGTTGGTCAGGTCGTCAAACTTCCGGTCGACCTGCTTCCAGTTTTCCGTCTCCGCGTCGATGGAGCCGGCCACCCGCTCCATCTTGTCGAGCACGCTCAGCTTCAGCATCAGGTTGTCCTCCTCCTTCTGGCGCTGCTCCACAAGGCGGTCCACCTTGTGGTCGTTGAATTCATTCACCAGCTTTGAAAACCTTTTTTCCAACTCATCCTCGGAGGCGTCCTTGGGGAGGCGGCCGGTGGAACTCCACTCGCCGCGGATCTTCTTGACCTTACCGGTGGCGGACCAGTTCTTAGCGTCTACGATCTCCTGCAGATCGTCCAGGAGTTTGTTCTTGCGATCCAGATTTTCGCGCTTCTGCTCCTTCTGCCTGCGGTAGTGCTCTTTCTTGCGCTCCTCGAATTGTTCGGTGGCCTCCACCACGCGCCGGTACAGCTCTTCGCGCGCTTCTTCCTCCTCCACCCCGGGTCCCTCCTCCCATTGCCGGGAGACGTTGTCCAGCTCCATGCTTACATAGGGCCAGTCGGATTGCGACGCCAGCGATTCGGCCTTGTCGGCCAGATCGCGGTAGTATTCCAGGCCTTTATGCTCCTGCGAATCGGTGGTGGGTTTCTCTTCGTCCATAATGCTGCTCGCAATACCTGGTTAGGCTGCCCGTGGCTGTGCTGGAATACGGCAGGAGGTACATGCCGCACCTTATCCAGTTTAGCCAAGATAATAGTTCCAAGCAACTTAATACAAGGCCGCAACTCCGTGCCCGCCGGAGGAAGGGGGAAGGTGACGTGGACAGGCAGACGGCCTGCGCGCTATTCACCCTCGCGGAACAGGTGGACGTCGCGCTGGGGATAGGGAAAGGAGATTCCTTCGGCGTCGAAACGCTGCTTGAAGGCCTTGATGAGATCGTAGCGCAGCGGCCAGAGATCGGGAGTGCGGGTCCACGGGCGCACGCGAAGAACCACGGCGTTATCGCCCAGTGCGCCCACTGCAATGAGGGGTTCGGGCTCGTCGAGCACACGCTCCTCGCCGGCAAGCACCTCGCCGATAATGCGCATGGCCTTGTCAATGTCGTCGTCGTAGCCTATGCCGATCTCGAGGTCGCAGCGCCGCGTGTCGCGGCCTGTCATATTGATGATTTCGCTGCCCCAAATGCGAGAGTTGGGCACGGTGATCTCCTTGTTGTCAAAGCTGTGCATGCGGGTGACAAAAAGACCGATCTCATCGACCACTCCCGATGTGCCCCCGATCTCCACGGCGTCCCCCGTGCTGAAGGGGCGCAGAGAAAGCAGCATCATGCCCGAAGCGATGTTGCTGAGGGTGCCCTGCAGGGCCAGTCCAATGGCCAGTCCAATGGTACCCAACACGGCAATCAGGCTGGCAGTTTCCACCCCGAACTGGCCCAGCACCGCCAGCACGGTGACGGCCAGCACTGCAATGCGGGTAATCTTACCCAGCAGGGGCCCCACGGTTTCGTCGATCTTGCCGGAGCTTTCGCTCATGGTTATCACGCGCCGGCCCGCCCATTTGGAGGCCAGCCATCCCACGATCAGTATGGCGACTGCGCCGATGACTTGCATGCCGTAAAAGACCAGGTTTTCGGCTACGAAGCTGGACAGGGCGTCTACGTTTTCCATGCGTGGGAGGATGTGGGAATGATAAAGGGCCTCAACTTACGAAAAAAGGCAGTATTCCGCCTCACCGCATGGGCGCGGGACGCGGAATATGCCTTGTGGGATGGATAGGGTCAGCTCTTCAGGATGGAGCGTACCTCGGAGATGCCGGTTTTAAGGTCGTTCCAGAGCTCTTCGGCGTCGTCCCTGATCTGGTCGAAGGATTCGTCGCCCGCTTCCCGGATCTTCTCCAGCTTGGACTTCAGCCGGGAGCGTTTCTCACGCAGTTGTTTCATGCGTTCCTCGAACTTCTGTTTCAGTTCGCCCGACTCCTTTCCGGCGCGTTCCTGCAATTCGTCAATCTGCTCGTTCCAGGTGCGGAGCTTCGTTTCCAGTTTGTCGATGTACTCCTCTCGTGATGCCATAACGTTCAGTTGTGTTAGGATTTCGGTCTTATTCTTCCAGGTGACTGCGGAGCATCCAGGCGGCCTTGGAATGCACGTGCAGGCGCTGCGTAATCAGGTCCACCGTCGCTTCGTCGTCCGCCTCATAGGCCGGTTTGAGCGCCTCGCGCGCAGTTCGTAGGACCTGCTCGTTGGCCACCGCCAACCGTCGCACCATTTCGAGAGCCTGCGGCTTCTCGGTATCCTCCTTGATGGAGGTCAGTTCGCTGAACTCCTTGAAGGAGCCCGGGGACTTGTGTCCCAGCGCGCGGATGCGTTCGGCGATCTCGTCGACCGCTTCGGCCAGATCGGTGTACTGATGTTCGAACTGTTCGTGCAGGGAATGAAACAGCTCCCCGGTCACGTTCCAGTGGTAATTGTGCGTCTTCAGGTAAAGCATGTAGGAATCGGCCAGCAGCCGCGAGAGTTCACCCGCGATGGCCTTGCGATGCTCCTTGCTGATGCCAATGTTGATATCCATATCTATTACTCCGTCCTTGTTTACTGCAGCCATAGTGCTCTGACCCGCAGGTTTAATTCAGGTTGATTCGCTTTTCGGTTTCCGCGCACCACTCCGAATCGTTGCGCATCTCGGAGATGAGTTCACAGAAGAAATTCTTTACCTCCTTGATCATGAATGCCTCTTTGAGGGATAATTCCATAGTGTATCATCACTACATTTTTAGCCGGAAAAACATTCCTTGTTCCCCATAGAATGTTCCTATGCGGGTCATAGAATAAAGGGTAGGCCGGCGCTCCTGCTAGGCCCCGCTCTCCATCTCTTTTTTCCAGCGGAAGTGGTCGATAAGGCGCATCATGTCGGGGGGTACTTTGGCCTCGAAACGCACCTCGCGTCCACCGCGCGGATGTTCGAAAGCCAGGCGCCAGGCATGAAGGGCCTGCCGGTTGATCAGGGGTTCCTCCTCTTCCTCCGGGGCGTAATGCTGGTCGCCCACCAGCTGGTGACCCGCCTCGTTAAACTGCACGCGGATCTGGTTTTTGAGTCCCGTGTCGAGCTTCACCTCCACGAGGGTGGTTTTGTGCAGGTACTCGCGGACGGACCAGCTCAGGCGGGCGGGGGTGGCGTCCTCCTCCTCCGGATCCACCACCACATTGCGGAAACCCTCGCTAATCAGCTTCAGATGGTGAAAAAGCTCGCCCTCTTCCGGCTCCACACGCCCCCTGACCAGGGCCAGGTAGCGGCGGTCGGGTTCGTGGTTCTTGAACTGTTCGAAGAGGTGGTCGTAGGACTTCTTGTTCTTGGCGAAGACCATCAATCCGCTGGTGTAGCGGTCAATGCGGTGCACCGAACCCACGCGCACTCCATGCTTGCCCAGGTGACGGGCCACCAGGTCGAAGAGGTTCTTGGCCTTGCTGTTGGGAATGGGAACGGCCAGCAGGCCCGCGGGCTTGTCGACCACGAACAGGTCGCGGTCTTCGTGCACAATATAGAAATCGCGCTTTCCAGCCACGTCTTCAGATTCCGCTCTTTACGCCGGCGTCAGGATTCCACGCCATGGACCTCTTTGAGGATTCCCTGGGCGTCGGCATCGTTGTCCTGCATGACCCGGTGCTGCAGGTTGGTCACAATTTCCTCCCGTGCCTTCTCGAAGGCCTCCTCCCGGGCCTCCTCGCGCGTTCCGGTGCGGATCAGGTCGTAGATGTCGTCCGCCCGCACGATGCTGTAGAGATCGTCGTCGTTGAATGCGTGGGAGCGCTTCTCCTCGTACAACTTGAAGAGCGCGGGGAACTGTTCGCTGTCATCGGCGCGGTCGATAATGTCGACGTCAGAGGGACCCTCGGCGCTGAGGGGGGTCTTGCAGAGATAGAAAAATTTTTGCTTGTAAATCATAATGCCTGGAAATGGTGTTACCGTTTGGGGGCGGCCGACCTCGCGGCGAAACCCTGCTCGAATATAACCAACTATTCCCGATTTTCGAACGGCTCAGGAGGAGCCCATCACGCCCGGGATGTGCCGGCGCGCATACCAGGTGAGGGTGGCGCCGCGCCCCACCATGAAGACCACCATGGCCAGCCAGATAGCGTGGTGGCCCAGCCAGCCCAGCGAGGCGTAGAAGGCCGGCAGAAAAAGCAGGAGGGTGGCCAGGAGCATGGAGTCGCGCATGGGTCCCGTAGCGGTGGCTCCTATAAAAATGCCGTCCCAGATATAGCAGAAGGAGCTGACCGTGGGACCCACAATAGTCCACCCGTAAACGGCCAGGGCGGCCGCGATCACAGGCTCCTGGTCGGTGAACAGGGAGAGAATGGGGCGGTCAAGCAGCCCGTAGACCGCCGACGCAGTCACCCCCATGCCGATGCCCCAGAGGAAACACCAGCGCACCGCCTTCACGAGTTTGTCGCGCTCCCCGGAGCCCGTGTATCGTCCCACCAGGCTTTCGGCGGCAAAGGCGAAGCCGTCGATGCCGTAGGCAACGATCATCCACATCTGCAACAGGATGGAGTTGGCGGCCAGGACGGTGTCGCCGAAACCGGCCGATTTCGCGGTAAAGAAGGTGAAGGTAAAGATCAGGCAGAGGGTGCGGATAAAGATGTCCCTGTTGACGGAGAAGAAACGCACCAGGGCTTTCAGCTCCCAGAGCCTGTCGTGTGCGTAGGAAGCCAGCCATTCCCGGTATTTCCAGGCAAGCAGCCCCACCGCCAGCACAAGGCCGAAGTAGCGGGCGATGAGGGTGCCGAGGGCCACCCCGTCGACGTGCATGCCCATGCCATAGACAAAAAGCACATCCAGTACGATATTCAGCGCGTTTAGGACGATGGTGACGATCATGGGGTAGCGAGCGTTCTGCATTCCGAGGAACCACCCGTTGATCGCATAGAGGCTGAGGGTGGCGGGAGCTGACCAGATTCGGATGCTGAAGTAGATCCGCGTGTAGCGCTGAACCTCGGAGGAGGCATCGATAAAGTAGAGGCCCAGCTCCAGGATCCAGACTTGCAGGAGCAGGATGATCAGACTGAGGACGCCCGCCACGGCCAGGGCGCGGGCCAGGGTGAGCACGCTTTCGGTGCGGTCGTCCTGGCCAAAGGCCTGGGCGGTGATGCCGGTGGTTCCCATCCGCAGGAAACCAAAACCCCAGAAGATGAAATTGAAAATCATCCCTCCCACCGCAATGGCCCCCAGGTACCATACATTCTCCAGGTGCCCCACCAGCGCCGTGTCCACCGCACCGAGCAGGGGTACCGACAGATTGCTGATGATGTTCGGCAGGGCGAGCCGTAGGACGTTTCGGTTCACGTGGGAAAGGTGTGGGGATCAGCGCTGGTTCGGGTTGGCGTCCTGACGCCGGTCGCGGAATCGCGTAATCCGGCGCTCGACCAGCCCCAGGCCTAATAAAATAAGAATCACCAGCAGGGTCAAAACGGCCGCCATCTCAATCTGCTCAAGGGCCACGGTGATGCCGATGGCCGCGGCGAAGAGAATGGAGGCAGCCGTGGTAAGTCCCTCTACGCTCTCCTCGCGGTTGCGGAAAATGATGGTGCCGGCTCCCAGGAAGCTGATACCGGTAATGATGGCCTCCATAATGCGTATGGGATCGGCCATGACGGCGTCCACCATCGGACTGCCGCTGTACTGGCGGATCATGAAATCCCCCAGTATGACCAGCAGTGTGGAGGCCCCCGCCACCAGCATGTGGGTTCGAAGGCCTGCAGGTTTATCGGCGAACTCCCGCTCCAGTCCAATAAGTCCGCCTAGCAGAATGGAACAGGCCACCAGCAGAATTTTTGAGATGTGAATGTCCATGGTCTTTCCTTTGATTTGTTTGAAGATAAACGGGTCACATATCGCGTGACCAACGAAGATAAAGCATTTAGAGCCCCTTCGAGAGAAGGTGTTCCTTCACCAACCGGATTCGCTTCGAAGGGAGCAGATATTAAAGTTTGTTTGCCAGAGCGCCATTTCCGGGCGATAGTTGCATATCAATACTTCGCCAACTATTTTCAAGTCCGTTTTTCCGCTGAACATTATCTAAATAGTTAATACGCACAAGATGAATGTCGATAAAAGAAATCAAATCCTAAGTATTGTCCTGGCCGTCGTGATCGTGGGATTGGGCTACTATTTATACCGATCCATCAACGACCCGTACCAGGAGGTCCTTGAGCAAGAGCAGATGACCGAACAGGTACGGCACCGCATGAGCCTGGTTCGCGACGCCCTCCGCGAGTACGAACAGTCGGTGGGCAACTTCCCGCCCACCGAAGGGGGACTTGACACCCTCGTGCAGTGGGTCATGACCGATTCGCTCATCTCCCGCCAGGCCGACTCTCTTTTCGCCTTCATGCCGCCAAGCAGCTACAGCCCCGATTCGCTGATCATCTCCCCGCGTCCCCCGCACAATCGTTTCGAGTACACGCTGAACGACACCCTGCGGCCGCAGATTTACCTGCTGGAAGATCCCGATTCGGAAGATAATATCGGCGACCTGACCAACACCACCGAACTCAACGCAGCCAGCTGGGAATAAGAGGTGGTATGGCGGACACACATCCCGGGCTGGGTCTTTGTTTCTTCGGCAATCAGCTTTTTTATGCCGTCAACACCCCCGGGAGCAGCAATCGACTCTCCCGTATCGGATGCGTGGACTTCAACTTTAACGTTCCCGAGGCCCTGCTGACGGGCCGCGAGGATCACTTTCCCGGCATCCAGCAGGCAGTGGAGAAGCTCAAGGAGCGCTTCGGTATCCGCCATATTCGCATACTCTCCTTTCCCACCGGCGAATGCTGGTCCATCTTTCCCAAGGTGGTCTACGACGAAGCGGACGAGCGTGAGGCGCACCTGAAGATCCTCATGAGCGGCACCGACCGCCAAAGGATCCAGCCCACCTGGTACAACCTGAGCAACCCCGACTACAAACTGCTCATGCTGCGCGACACCGGCGCCCTCGGAGGACTCCCAAAAATCGCCCCCAGCGCCTCTACGGTCGACCTGGTAAGCGAATTTGAAATCGGCCAGCGATGGATCAGCCACGCCGATCCCGGCGGCTCCTTCATGACCGTTTGCTGCTTCGGGGAGTGCATTTCCGTGAGCTCTTTCATCCTGGGAAAACTTCGGGGAACCACCTTTATCGAATTCGACGAAGTTGACGACCTTCCCTACCTCTGGCTGCACCACGCCTCCGAACAGAAATGGATGCAGGGTCTTCACGACCACGTCTACGTCTACGGGCAGCAAGCCCACCGCTTCATCGACGTGTTGCGTCCCTTCTGGGACGACGCCGGCTCCGTGCAGAAGATGAACTCCCTGGAGGCCATTCGCATCGAGGCCGACGAGCGCACCTACGGCTTTGACCTGGAAATGGCTTTCCCCGCCATCCTTCTTTCGCTTCAAGTCTAATTAAAGTCGGAAAGTCTAATAAGTCTAGAAGTCAGAAAGTCGGGAGGCGGAAGGGGGTCTGTTTTTTTCTTATTATTTACCTCACGCCAACGAAGTTGACTCTCTGCCATGCGCATTATCACCGGTACCCTGAAAGGCCGGCAAATCCGCATTCCCAAAACCCTGGACGTGCGGCCAACCACCGACCGCGTCAAGGAGGGCATGTTCTCCGTCATCGATGCGCGCAAGTTTCTGGCGGGGGCACGGGTGACCGATCTCTTTGCAGGTTCCGGGGGTCTGGGATTCGAGGCCCTCTCGCGGGGCGCGGAGCATGTGCTCTTCGTGGAGCAGGACGCCCGCAACACCTCCCACATCGAAGAACTCGCAGAGGAGTTCGGCGTAGCCGATCGCTGCCGAACCGCCATCACCCGGGTCGAAGACTTCCTGGAGGGCCCTACCCTGCCCGCCGACTTCGTATTATGCGACCCCCCCTACGAATATCCACACATGGAAGAGATGGTGGACCGCATCCTGGAAGTGGGATGGCTGCATCCTGGCGGGTGGCTCGTCCTGGAGCACGACAGCCGGCACGACTTCCGCGAACATCCCCGCCTGCTGCAGCAGAAGGAGTATGGCCGCACCTACGTCTGTTTCTTCGAGGCGGCCGAAGCATAACCCAAAACCAACCGACACCCGCGCATGGATACGCTCGCCCTCTACCCCGGTTCCTTCGATCCCATCACCTACGGACACCTCGACATCCTTGAGCGGGCCACCAAGCTGTTCGACCGTATCGTGGTAACCATTGCGGTGAATAACCGCAAGGAAGGGGTCTTCTCGGGCGACGAGCGCGAGGAGATGATCCGCCGTTGCCTGGAAAACTCGTCCTGGGCCGAACAGGTGGAGGTGCAGCAGTTTACCGGGCTGCTCGTCGACTTCGCCAAATCGCGCGACGCCACCACCCTGGTGCGGGGCGTGCGGCAGGTGTCGGATTTCGAATACGAGTTCCGCATGGCCCTCACAAACCGACGGCTGGCCCCCGAAGTGGACACCGTATTCCTGATGCCCAATGAACAGCTTACCTTCATCTCCGCCTCCCTGGTCCGCGAAATAGCTTACTGGGACGGCGACCTGAGTTCCTTCGTGCCCGCACATGTGGCCCGCGCTCTTCGCGAGAAGTATCGGGATCTCCGGTAGCTGCGCCGCCAACCGGTCCCGTCCCCGCGGTTAATCCCCCTGCCGCCACACCCTGCAGGACTTAGATAAGAAAGTCTTTTTTTCTATTTTCCTTCTCGCAAACATCCGCACCGCAACCCCGCCGAAATGATCTCCACTCGCGCCCGCGCCGTCTCCCCTTCGGAGACTCTGCAGATTTCCGCCAAGGCCAAGGAACTCCAGCGGCAGGGTCGCTCGGTCATTTCGCTGAGTGCCGGCGAACCCGACTTCAAGACACCTGACCACATCTGCCGGGCCGCCATCGAGGCCATCGAGGCGGGCTTCCACGGCTACACCATGAATACGGGCACCCCCGGCCTGCGGGAGGCCATTTGCGACAAGCTGAAACGTGACAACGGGCTGGACTATGTCCCCTCCCAGGTGGTCTGCACAAACGGGGCCAAGCAGGCCCTCGGCTTCTCTCTCCTGGCACTCCTTGACGAGGGCGACGAGGTAATTATTCCCGCCCCCTACTGGGTTTCCTACCCTGAAATGGTCAGGATCGCGGGAGGAACGCCGGTCACCGTGCGCACCGACTTTGGGAACAGCTACAGGATGCGCCCCTCCCAGCTGGAGAAGGCTCTCACCCCGCGCACCAAGGCGGTAATGCTCTGCTCACCCTCCAATCCCACCGGCACCTGCTACAGTCCGGCGGAGCTGGCGGAGCTGGCGGAGGTGCTCGAGAAGCGCCCAGGAATCTGCGTGATATCCGACGAGATTTACGAATACATCCGATTCGATGGGCAGCACACCGGGATCCTGCAGGTCGCCCCCGGCCTCTATGGACGCACCGTGGTGATCAACGGATTCTCCAAAGGCTTCGCCATGACCGGCTGGAGGCTCGGCTGGCTGGCTGCCCCGCAGGAGATCGCCGACGCCGTGGCCCGCATTCAGAGCCAGGAGACCTCCGCCCCTTCATCCATCTCCCAGAAAGCCGGGGAGGCCGCCTACCGGGGCAATCTCTCCGCCGTACACACCATGCGAGACCACTTCCGCGACCGCAGGGACTACCTGTTCGAGGCGCTCTCTTCGATGGAAGGGCTGAAATGCTTCAAGCCGCAAGGCGCCTTCTACCTCTTTCCTGACATTTCGGCCTACCTGGGACGCCGCGCGCCCGATGGCACGGAAATTGCCGACAGTACTGCCCTGTGCATGTACCTCCTGGAGGCGCACGGGCTGGCCGCCGTGCCAGGCGACGCCTTCGGCGAACCGGCCGGCATGCGGTTGAGCTACGCCGCATCCATGGAGGAACTCAAAGAGGGGGTCAAACGGCTGAAGGAGGGTCTGTCCTCCCTGCAGCCCT includes the following:
- a CDS encoding DUF349 domain-containing protein, with amino-acid sequence MDEEKPTTDSQEHKGLEYYRDLADKAESLASQSDWPYVSMELDNVSRQWEEGPGVEEEEAREELYRRVVEATEQFEERKKEHYRRQKEQKRENLDRKNKLLDDLQEIVDAKNWSATGKVKKIRGEWSSTGRLPKDASEDELEKRFSKLVNEFNDHKVDRLVEQRQKEEDNLMLKLSVLDKMERVAGSIDAETENWKQVDRKFDDLTNQWKKIGRVPGEKADEVWGRYKAAQDDYYDLIYEHNPKHREKVDKFYGKKEQVIREAEALLEADDLAKAAQKINRLHRRWKKIGNLPQRQEDELWARFKSASDAFNDRKSDNMDQLREQEEKHFEQKLELIEQAEAIKDTNEWDEGHSKMQQLMDRWKAIGPVPRKKSNKIWKKFKGAMDVFYDRRRAHFKEVKEERRDNLEEKKEILQKLQELGRHDDPIEAVNQAKPLQEKFKEAGYVPIKKKNKIWKKYREACDVIYERFRAAKSGDKFDQELAKADLDPKERSQIQDLRKEFKKMKGEVRRLEDKVLQIKEKKTYFTSSDDDNPLMKEIQEKIDKAERKLETKRDRMDELAGRMEEIGEDD
- a CDS encoding mechanosensitive ion channel, which gives rise to MENVDALSSFVAENLVFYGMQVIGAVAILIVGWLASKWAGRRVITMSESSGKIDETVGPLLGKITRIAVLAVTVLAVLGQFGVETASLIAVLGTIGLAIGLALQGTLSNIASGMMLLSLRPFSTGDAVEIGGTSGVVDEIGLFVTRMHSFDNKEITVPNSRIWGSEIINMTGRDTRRCDLEIGIGYDDDIDKAMRIIGEVLAGEERVLDEPEPLIAVGALGDNAVVLRVRPWTRTPDLWPLRYDLIKAFKQRFDAEGISFPYPQRDVHLFREGE
- a CDS encoding Dps family protein, whose product is MDINIGISKEHRKAIAGELSRLLADSYMLYLKTHNYHWNVTGELFHSLHEQFEHQYTDLAEAVDEIAERIRALGHKSPGSFKEFSELTSIKEDTEKPQALEMVRRLAVANEQVLRTAREALKPAYEADDEATVDLITQRLHVHSKAAWMLRSHLEE
- a CDS encoding RluA family pseudouridine synthase; the protein is MAGKRDFYIVHEDRDLFVVDKPAGLLAVPIPNSKAKNLFDLVARHLGKHGVRVGSVHRIDRYTSGLMVFAKNKKSYDHLFEQFKNHEPDRRYLALVRGRVEPEEGELFHHLKLISEGFRNVVVDPEEEDATPARLSWSVREYLHKTTLVEVKLDTGLKNQIRVQFNEAGHQLVGDQHYAPEEEEEPLINRQALHAWRLAFEHPRGGREVRFEAKVPPDMMRLIDHFRWKKEMESGA
- a CDS encoding MATE family efflux transporter, with amino-acid sequence MNRNVLRLALPNIISNLSVPLLGAVDTALVGHLENVWYLGAIAVGGMIFNFIFWGFGFLRMGTTGITAQAFGQDDRTESVLTLARALAVAGVLSLIILLLQVWILELGLYFIDASSEVQRYTRIYFSIRIWSAPATLSLYAINGWFLGMQNARYPMIVTIVLNALNIVLDVLFVYGMGMHVDGVALGTLIARYFGLVLAVGLLAWKYREWLASYAHDRLWELKALVRFFSVNRDIFIRTLCLIFTFTFFTAKSAGFGDTVLAANSILLQMWMIVAYGIDGFAFAAESLVGRYTGSGERDKLVKAVRWCFLWGIGMGVTASAVYGLLDRPILSLFTDQEPVIAAALAVYGWTIVGPTVSSFCYIWDGIFIGATATGPMRDSMLLATLLLFLPAFYASLGWLGHHAIWLAMVVFMVGRGATLTWYARRHIPGVMGSS
- a CDS encoding MgtC/SapB family protein; the encoded protein is MDIHISKILLVACSILLGGLIGLEREFADKPAGLRTHMLVAGASTLLVILGDFMIRQYSGSPMVDAVMADPIRIMEAIITGISFLGAGTIIFRNREESVEGLTTAASILFAAAIGITVALEQIEMAAVLTLLVILILLGLGLVERRITRFRDRRQDANPNQR
- the rsmD gene encoding 16S rRNA (guanine(966)-N(2))-methyltransferase RsmD, which gives rise to MRIITGTLKGRQIRIPKTLDVRPTTDRVKEGMFSVIDARKFLAGARVTDLFAGSGGLGFEALSRGAEHVLFVEQDARNTSHIEELAEEFGVADRCRTAITRVEDFLEGPTLPADFVLCDPPYEYPHMEEMVDRILEVGWLHPGGWLVLEHDSRHDFREHPRLLQQKEYGRTYVCFFEAAEA
- the coaD gene encoding pantetheine-phosphate adenylyltransferase; the protein is MDTLALYPGSFDPITYGHLDILERATKLFDRIVVTIAVNNRKEGVFSGDEREEMIRRCLENSSWAEQVEVQQFTGLLVDFAKSRDATTLVRGVRQVSDFEYEFRMALTNRRLAPEVDTVFLMPNEQLTFISASLVREIAYWDGDLSSFVPAHVARALREKYRDLR
- a CDS encoding pyridoxal phosphate-dependent aminotransferase — its product is MISTRARAVSPSETLQISAKAKELQRQGRSVISLSAGEPDFKTPDHICRAAIEAIEAGFHGYTMNTGTPGLREAICDKLKRDNGLDYVPSQVVCTNGAKQALGFSLLALLDEGDEVIIPAPYWVSYPEMVRIAGGTPVTVRTDFGNSYRMRPSQLEKALTPRTKAVMLCSPSNPTGTCYSPAELAELAEVLEKRPGICVISDEIYEYIRFDGQHTGILQVAPGLYGRTVVINGFSKGFAMTGWRLGWLAAPQEIADAVARIQSQETSAPSSISQKAGEAAYRGNLSAVHTMRDHFRDRRDYLFEALSSMEGLKCFKPQGAFYLFPDISAYLGRRAPDGTEIADSTALCMYLLEAHGLAAVPGDAFGEPAGMRLSYAASMEELKEGVKRLKEGLSSLQP